From a region of the Streptomyces sp. NBC_00193 genome:
- a CDS encoding SCO5389 family protein translates to MSLDVSPALLEQAERGEVDEAAFVDCVRTSLPYAWEMISSLVAQLKVDGGQFADNQTPPPDEQARGQLLRALASDAIRGALQRHFGVRLAFQNCHRVAVFPLDSSVDDRLAKFTSIRGQLLNQSPEMRDC, encoded by the coding sequence ATGTCGCTCGACGTCTCACCGGCCCTACTCGAACAGGCCGAGCGAGGCGAGGTCGACGAAGCCGCTTTCGTCGACTGCGTCCGGACCTCCCTGCCCTACGCATGGGAGATGATCAGCTCGTTGGTGGCCCAGCTCAAGGTGGACGGCGGACAGTTCGCCGACAACCAGACGCCGCCGCCGGACGAGCAGGCGCGTGGCCAGCTGCTGCGTGCCCTTGCGAGTGACGCGATACGGGGTGCGCTGCAGCGCCACTTCGGAGTGCGCCTGGCATTCCAGAACTGCCACCGGGTTGCGGTGTTCCCGCTGGACTCCTCGGTGGACGACCGGCTGGCCAAGTTCACTTCGATCCGTGGTCAGCTGCTCAACCAGTCGCCCGAAATGCGCGACTGTTAG
- a CDS encoding ABC transporter permease: MTAPTIATDGEQSPPGYTSPLPARRPHLGHALASEWTKLTSVRSTMWTLGALVLLVIGIGGAVILQTSSTDYEQMPFIAPALFGLLVGQLAVMVLGVLTISSEHGTGLIRTTFTAAPDRYRVLTAKYLVFAATAFFVTAGSVCLVGLTATILHDGRGSGAHASAEWATGLLGSFYVTLLGVLAMAVGALVRHSAGAIAVMLGVVTLPPVIGAVLSIWEALAPVGRALLQFNAPVALITLFGMPLDSTEAPADGSPPYPASLSHLVLILLVTGIAVAASYVVSGRRDV; the protein is encoded by the coding sequence ATGACCGCCCCGACGATCGCGACCGACGGGGAGCAGAGCCCGCCGGGATACACCTCGCCCCTGCCGGCCCGCCGGCCGCACCTGGGGCACGCGCTGGCCTCGGAGTGGACCAAGCTGACCTCGGTGCGCTCCACGATGTGGACGCTCGGGGCCCTGGTGCTGCTCGTCATCGGCATCGGCGGCGCGGTGATCCTGCAGACCTCCTCCACCGACTACGAGCAGATGCCGTTCATCGCCCCGGCCCTGTTCGGCCTGCTGGTCGGGCAGCTGGCGGTGATGGTGCTCGGGGTGCTGACCATCAGCTCCGAGCACGGCACCGGCCTGATCCGCACCACGTTCACGGCCGCCCCCGACCGGTACCGGGTGCTCACCGCGAAGTACCTCGTCTTCGCCGCCACCGCCTTCTTCGTCACGGCCGGGTCCGTCTGCCTGGTCGGGCTGACCGCGACGATCCTGCACGACGGCCGGGGCTCCGGGGCGCACGCGAGCGCCGAGTGGGCCACCGGACTCCTGGGCAGCTTCTACGTCACCCTGCTCGGCGTGCTGGCCATGGCGGTCGGGGCGCTGGTGCGGCACTCCGCCGGGGCCATCGCCGTGATGCTCGGGGTCGTCACGCTGCCGCCGGTGATAGGGGCGGTGCTCAGCATCTGGGAGGCCCTGGCCCCGGTGGGCCGGGCGCTGCTCCAGTTCAACGCGCCGGTGGCGCTGATCACCTTGTTCGGCATGCCGCTGGACAGCACCGAGGCCCCGGCCGACGGGAGCCCGCCGTACCCGGCGAGCCTGAGCCACCTGGTGCTGATCCTGCTGGTGACGGGCATCGCGGTCGCCGCTTCGTACGTGGTGTCCGGCCGCCGGGACGTCTGA
- a CDS encoding ABC transporter ATP-binding protein, with protein sequence MIEAVGLTKRFGAKTAVDDLSFQVKPGHVTGFLGPNGSGKSTTMRMIVGLDRPTAGRVTINGLPFRELPNAQRHVGALLDAKAVHGGRRARTHLLSIAQLSGIPEKRVDEVLGVVGLQDVARQRAKGFSLGMGQRLGIATALLGDPQVLLFDEPVNGLDPEGILWVRNLMRRLASEGRTVFVSSHLMSEMALTADHLIVIGRGRLLADMGTQDFITHNSAGFARVRTADTDPGGWDTLGSVLTKAGGRVLREPDGALRVTGLELPQISDLAHAAGVRLWELSPHRASLEEAYMRMTQSSVEYTSTEDPRAELWEPEPLSVPKWEEEALEAAEALQVPAAGFFAPPPPGAAGQPFLMPASPGELTGSTSGTGAGHSPDAGHAPDPVHTPAQKPEDQR encoded by the coding sequence ATGATCGAGGCAGTCGGCCTGACCAAGCGCTTCGGCGCGAAGACCGCTGTCGACGACCTTTCCTTCCAGGTCAAGCCCGGTCACGTGACGGGATTCCTGGGGCCCAACGGCTCCGGGAAGTCCACCACCATGCGCATGATCGTCGGCCTGGACCGGCCCACCGCCGGCCGGGTCACGATCAACGGCCTGCCCTTCCGCGAGCTCCCGAACGCCCAGCGGCACGTCGGAGCCCTGCTCGACGCCAAGGCCGTCCACGGCGGCCGCCGGGCCCGCACCCACCTGCTGTCGATCGCCCAGCTCTCCGGGATCCCCGAGAAGCGGGTGGACGAGGTCCTGGGCGTCGTGGGCCTGCAGGACGTGGCCCGGCAGCGCGCCAAGGGCTTCTCGCTCGGCATGGGCCAGCGGCTCGGCATCGCGACCGCCCTGCTCGGCGACCCCCAGGTGCTGCTCTTCGACGAGCCGGTCAACGGACTCGACCCGGAGGGCATCCTCTGGGTCCGCAATCTGATGCGCCGGCTCGCCTCCGAGGGCCGCACCGTCTTCGTCTCCTCCCACCTCATGAGCGAGATGGCGCTGACCGCCGACCACCTGATCGTGATCGGCCGGGGGCGGCTGCTCGCCGACATGGGCACCCAGGACTTCATCACCCACAATTCGGCCGGATTCGCCCGGGTGCGCACGGCCGACACAGACCCGGGCGGCTGGGACACCCTCGGTTCCGTCCTGACCAAGGCGGGCGGCCGGGTCCTCCGGGAGCCCGACGGGGCCCTGCGGGTGACCGGGCTGGAGCTCCCTCAGATCTCCGACCTCGCGCACGCGGCCGGCGTACGGCTGTGGGAGCTGTCGCCGCACCGGGCCTCGCTGGAGGAGGCGTACATGCGGATGACCCAGTCCTCCGTCGAGTACACCTCCACCGAGGACCCGCGCGCCGAGCTCTGGGAGCCCGAGCCGCTGAGCGTCCCGAAGTGGGAGGAAGAGGCACTGGAGGCCGCCGAGGCCCTCCAGGTCCCCGCGGCGGGCTTCTTCGCGCCCCCGCCGCCGGGCGCCGCCGGGCAGCCCTTCCTGATGCCCGCCAGCCCCGGCGAACTCACCGGCTCCACGAGCGGGACCGGGGCCGGGCACTCCCCCGACGCAGGGCACGCCCCCGACCCCGTGCACACCCCCGCGCAGAAGCCCGAGGACCAGAGATGA
- a CDS encoding cellulose-binding protein: MSDTSSPFGFELVRRGYDRGQVDDRITKLVSDRDSALGRINSLEKRIEELHLETQNAQAQVNDAEPSYAGLGARVEKILRLAEEEAKDLREEARRAAEQHRELAESAAQQVRNDAESFAADRKSTAEDEGVRIVEKAKGDAASLRTEAQKDAASKREEADALFEETRAKAAQAAADFETNLAKRREQSERDLAGRQAKAEKRLAEIEHRAEQLRLEAEKLRTDAERRARQTVETAQRQAEDIVADANAKADRIRSESERELAALTNRRDSINAQLTNVREMLATLTGAAVAAASAPIDDEPVTRGVPAQQSR; this comes from the coding sequence ATGAGCGACACATCCTCCCCCTTCGGCTTCGAGCTCGTGCGGCGTGGTTACGACCGCGGTCAGGTGGACGACCGCATCACCAAGCTGGTCTCCGACCGTGACAGCGCCCTCGGACGTATCAACTCTCTGGAAAAGCGGATCGAGGAGTTGCACCTCGAGACGCAGAACGCCCAGGCTCAGGTGAACGACGCCGAGCCGTCGTACGCCGGTCTCGGCGCCCGGGTCGAGAAGATCCTGCGCCTGGCCGAGGAGGAGGCGAAGGACCTCCGTGAGGAGGCCCGTCGCGCGGCCGAGCAGCACCGCGAGCTCGCCGAGTCGGCTGCCCAGCAGGTGCGCAACGACGCCGAGTCGTTCGCCGCCGACCGGAAGTCGACCGCCGAGGACGAGGGTGTCCGGATCGTCGAGAAGGCCAAGGGCGACGCCGCTTCGCTGCGCACCGAGGCCCAGAAGGACGCGGCCTCCAAGCGCGAGGAGGCCGACGCACTCTTCGAGGAGACCCGCGCCAAGGCCGCCCAGGCCGCCGCGGACTTCGAGACCAACCTGGCCAAGCGCCGCGAGCAGTCCGAGCGCGACCTGGCCGGCCGTCAGGCCAAGGCCGAGAAGCGTCTCGCGGAGATCGAGCACCGCGCGGAGCAGCTGCGCCTGGAGGCCGAGAAGCTCCGTACGGACGCCGAGCGTCGCGCCCGCCAGACCGTGGAGACCGCGCAGCGCCAGGCCGAGGACATCGTGGCCGACGCCAACGCCAAGGCCGACCGGATCCGCAGCGAGTCCGAGCGCGAGCTGGCGGCGCTCACCAACCGCCGCGACTCGATCAACGCGCAGCTCACCAACGTCCGCGAGATGCTGGCGACGCTGACGGGTGCCGCGGTCGCCGCCGCGTCCGCGCCGATCGACGACGAGCCGGTCACGCGCGGCGTTCCGGCGCAGCAGAGCCGCTAG
- the nucS gene encoding endonuclease NucS translates to MRLVIARCSVDYAGRLTAHLPSAPRLILVKADGSVSIHADDRAYKPLNWMSPPCTLKEGSGDDAGVWTVVNKAGEKLIITMEEVLHDSSHELGTDPGLIKDGVEAHLQELLADRIETLGEGYTLIRREYMTAIGPVDILCRDASGATVAVEIKRRGEIDGVEQLTRYLELLNRDPHLSPVKGIFAAQEIKPQARVLANDRGMDCVVLDYNAMRGIEDDKLRLF, encoded by the coding sequence ATGCGTCTCGTCATTGCCCGCTGCTCCGTCGATTACGCGGGCCGGCTCACCGCCCATCTGCCCTCGGCACCCCGTCTGATCCTCGTGAAGGCCGACGGCAGTGTCTCGATCCACGCGGACGACCGAGCGTACAAACCGCTCAACTGGATGTCCCCGCCCTGCACCCTCAAGGAGGGGAGCGGCGACGACGCCGGCGTCTGGACCGTCGTCAACAAGGCGGGCGAGAAGCTCATCATCACCATGGAGGAAGTCCTCCACGACTCCTCGCACGAGCTGGGCACCGACCCGGGTCTGATCAAGGACGGCGTCGAGGCCCACCTGCAGGAGCTCCTGGCCGACCGGATCGAGACCCTCGGCGAGGGCTACACGCTGATCCGCCGCGAGTACATGACCGCGATCGGACCGGTCGACATCCTGTGCCGGGACGCCTCCGGCGCGACGGTGGCGGTGGAGATCAAGCGCCGCGGCGAGATCGACGGCGTCGAACAGCTCACGCGCTACCTGGAGCTCCTGAACCGGGACCCGCACCTGTCGCCCGTCAAGGGCATCTTCGCGGCCCAGGAGATCAAGCCCCAGGCCCGCGTCCTGGCGAACGACCGCGGCATGGACTGCGTCGTCCTCGACTACAACGCGATGCGCGGCATCGAGGACGACAAGCTCCGCCTGTTCTAG
- a CDS encoding ABC transporter permease — protein sequence MSYPAVLRSEWTKIRTVASTSWTLALVFLVTVGFAALFAATYDTGNTEMAFDPTAMSFSSLQFGQLAMIVFGVMVVSTEYSTGMIRTSLAAVPNRARFLLGKMAVATALALAVGLLTSFVSFFLTQALLGDRGIGLGEENVLRAVIGAGVYMALLALFCMGVATMLRSSVASISLLIPFFLIVSNLLAGFEATRSVGQYLPSNAGSRIMLVVPNAFGNPETPYGPWGGLGIMLLWVAASVIGGYLVLKKRDA from the coding sequence ATGTCCTATCCCGCCGTCCTCCGGTCCGAGTGGACCAAGATCCGCACCGTCGCCTCCACCAGCTGGACGCTCGCCCTGGTCTTCCTCGTCACCGTCGGGTTCGCCGCCCTGTTCGCCGCGACCTACGACACGGGCAACACCGAGATGGCCTTCGACCCGACCGCGATGAGCTTCAGCTCGCTGCAGTTCGGACAGCTGGCCATGATCGTCTTCGGTGTGATGGTCGTCAGCACCGAATACAGCACGGGCATGATCCGCACGTCGCTGGCCGCGGTGCCCAACCGCGCGCGCTTCCTGCTCGGCAAGATGGCCGTGGCCACGGCGCTGGCCCTGGCCGTCGGACTGCTGACCAGCTTCGTGTCGTTCTTCCTCACCCAGGCGCTCCTCGGCGACCGCGGCATCGGCCTCGGCGAGGAGAACGTTCTCCGCGCCGTGATCGGCGCCGGCGTGTACATGGCGCTGCTCGCCCTGTTCTGCATGGGTGTGGCGACCATGCTGCGCAGCTCCGTCGCCTCGATCAGCCTTCTGATCCCGTTCTTCCTGATCGTCTCGAACCTGCTCGCGGGCTTCGAGGCGACCCGGTCGGTCGGCCAGTACCTGCCCAGCAACGCCGGATCCAGGATCATGCTGGTCGTGCCCAACGCCTTCGGGAACCCGGAAACCCCCTACGGACCCTGGGGCGGCCTCGGGATCATGCTCCTCTGGGTGGCCGCCTCGGTCATCGGCGGCTACCTGGTCCTCAAGAAGAGGGACGCCTGA
- a CDS encoding ABC transporter ATP-binding protein, which yields MIELEGLTKRFGAKTAVDNLSFQVRPGVVTGFLGPNGAGKSTTMRMMLDLDNPTSGTVRIDGKHYRDLPEPLKYIGALLDAKAMHGGRSAYNNLLCLAQANSIPQRRVDEVLDLVGLTAVGKKKSKGFSLGMGQRLGIAAALLGDPEILMFDEPVNGLDPEGILWIRNLMKGLAAEGRTIFVSSHLMSEMALTAEHLIVIGQGRLLADTSMADFIQQNSRSYVRVRSPQQERLKDVLHAEGIDAISVPATGTLEIDGVGSERLGELAAQHQIVLHELSPQRASLEEAFMRMTADSVEYHAHAPGTLGSPGMSPDNPARPADVPAWGAGFEATRKDGK from the coding sequence ATGATCGAGCTTGAGGGCCTTACGAAACGATTCGGCGCGAAGACCGCCGTGGACAACCTCAGCTTCCAGGTCAGACCGGGGGTGGTCACCGGCTTCCTCGGCCCCAACGGGGCGGGCAAGTCGACGACCATGCGCATGATGCTCGACCTCGACAATCCGACCAGCGGTACGGTCCGGATCGACGGGAAGCACTACCGGGATCTGCCGGAGCCGCTGAAGTACATCGGGGCACTGCTGGACGCGAAGGCGATGCACGGCGGCCGCAGCGCGTACAACAACCTGCTCTGCCTCGCCCAGGCCAACAGCATTCCGCAGCGCCGGGTCGACGAGGTGCTCGACCTGGTCGGACTGACGGCCGTGGGAAAGAAGAAGTCGAAGGGGTTCTCCCTGGGCATGGGCCAGCGCCTCGGTATCGCCGCCGCACTGCTCGGCGATCCGGAGATCCTTATGTTCGACGAGCCCGTCAATGGTCTGGACCCGGAGGGAATTCTCTGGATCCGCAATCTCATGAAGGGTCTCGCGGCGGAAGGCCGGACGATCTTCGTCTCTTCCCATCTCATGAGCGAAATGGCGCTCACCGCCGAACATTTGATCGTGATCGGGCAGGGACGGCTGCTGGCCGACACCTCGATGGCGGATTTCATCCAGCAGAACTCGCGCAGTTACGTGCGGGTCCGCTCTCCGCAGCAGGAACGGCTGAAGGACGTCCTGCACGCGGAAGGGATCGACGCCATCAGCGTTCCGGCCACCGGGACGCTGGAGATCGACGGCGTGGGTTCGGAGCGGCTCGGCGAACTGGCCGCCCAGCACCAGATCGTCCTGCACGAACTCAGCCCCCAACGGGCTTCACTGGAAGAAGCGTTCATGCGTATGACGGCGGACTCCGTCGAGTACCACGCCCACGCTCCGGGAACCCTGGGGTCCCCGGGCATGTCCCCCGACAATCCGGCCCGGCCGGCCGACGTCCCCGCCTGGGGCGCCGGCTTCGAGGCGACCCGCAAGGACGGCAAGTGA
- a CDS encoding ATP/GTP-binding protein, whose amino-acid sequence MSPRHNRPRGGENPADRSDQGSGPGSLDRYGLERTEEYQGEEWKVRHVAGASAAGKRYRCPGCDQEIPSGTPHLVAWPEYGGVDDRRHWHKACWNAKDRRTSKVQRSRNAPKY is encoded by the coding sequence GTGTCACCGCGCCACAACCGCCCCAGGGGCGGCGAGAATCCAGCCGATCGTTCGGACCAGGGCTCGGGCCCGGGCAGTCTGGACCGGTACGGCCTGGAGCGCACGGAGGAGTACCAGGGCGAGGAGTGGAAGGTCCGGCACGTCGCGGGCGCGAGCGCTGCGGGCAAGCGCTACCGCTGCCCCGGCTGCGACCAGGAGATCCCCTCGGGCACCCCGCACCTCGTGGCCTGGCCCGAGTACGGCGGGGTCGACGACCGCCGGCACTGGCACAAGGCCTGCTGGAACGCGAAGGACCGCCGCACCTCCAAGGTGCAGCGGTCCCGCAACGCTCCCAAGTACTGA
- a CDS encoding LLM class flavin-dependent oxidoreductase, translating into MRVGAFVLAAQFPGQGQGEALHRAVRTAEVAEEAGLDSVWLAEHHFVPYGVCPSAVTLAALMLGRTRRLRVGTAVSVLPNTHPVALGEQAALLHLTSEGRFTLGVGRGGPWVDLEVFGGGLDAYENRFPEDLDLLRRWLAEPRVGAPAATAGGREGFREVAVVPRASESLDGDGTGPELIVACTSPGSVRLAAERGLPMLLGMHCGDEDKAAMVELWRRTARAAGRSPEAGHVSAGVCQLADRTADARETLLKAMPGWLKQGLDAHVTVDGRQRAMRDPVAYTELLCDLHPVGTPELAADRLAATSERTGITRFALLTEGSGDLASTEENLRRLGAEVLPRLG; encoded by the coding sequence ATGCGCGTAGGAGCATTTGTACTGGCGGCCCAGTTCCCGGGACAGGGACAGGGCGAGGCACTGCACCGGGCGGTGCGGACCGCCGAGGTGGCCGAGGAGGCCGGACTCGACTCGGTCTGGCTCGCCGAACACCACTTCGTCCCGTACGGGGTCTGCCCGTCCGCGGTGACCCTGGCGGCCCTGATGCTGGGCCGCACCCGGCGGCTGCGCGTGGGCACCGCGGTGAGCGTGCTGCCGAACACCCACCCGGTGGCCCTGGGCGAGCAGGCGGCCCTGCTGCACCTGACCTCGGAGGGGCGGTTCACCCTCGGGGTGGGCCGGGGCGGTCCCTGGGTGGACCTGGAGGTCTTCGGCGGCGGGCTCGACGCGTACGAGAACCGCTTCCCGGAGGACCTGGACCTGCTGCGCCGCTGGCTGGCCGAGCCGCGCGTGGGGGCGCCTGCGGCAACGGCCGGCGGCCGGGAGGGCTTCCGCGAAGTGGCCGTCGTACCGCGGGCGTCGGAGTCGCTGGACGGGGACGGGACAGGGCCGGAACTGATCGTCGCCTGCACCTCCCCCGGCTCGGTACGGCTGGCCGCGGAGCGCGGACTGCCGATGCTGCTGGGCATGCACTGCGGGGACGAGGACAAGGCCGCCATGGTCGAGCTGTGGCGGCGCACGGCGCGCGCCGCGGGACGCTCTCCCGAGGCGGGCCACGTGTCGGCCGGGGTCTGCCAGCTGGCGGACCGGACGGCGGACGCCCGTGAAACGCTGCTGAAGGCGATGCCGGGCTGGCTCAAGCAGGGCCTGGACGCGCACGTCACGGTGGACGGGCGGCAGCGGGCGATGCGGGACCCGGTCGCGTACACCGAGCTCCTGTGCGATCTGCACCCCGTGGGCACACCGGAGCTGGCGGCCGACCGGCTCGCGGCCACGTCGGAACGTACGGGCATCACGCGGTTCGCCCTGCTGACGGAAGGATCGGGCGATCTCGCCTCGACCGAGGAGAACCTCCGGCGCCTCGGCGCCGAGGTGCTGCCCCGGCTCGGCTGA
- a CDS encoding ATP-binding protein yields the protein MDRSTQGQQGQADPAEPPARVVTLTSGDYTLTVNPVDGSEIVRTHRPGGEPAPTPVKRTPAARASATAAARPPVPPGAPAGARPLLGREEERDRLVRLLARGRSVRLTGPSGSGRTALLDAVAGACADLAPDGVVRLCAQGHQQPGELLQALYSTVYEAPAERPDRAGLLARVAEIGAVVLVDDLDMGGTALDELLRATPECAYLLAATPDTRAPSDDSHLEEVFLGGLSRADCLALLEAGTGRALTDEETAWAGDLSFASDGLPLRFVQAAALLRQRDELNRTGYYDEDAEDEEPGVFDEKPRDTVFVPLPTLAEAAAPAELLASRVSESARAALRIACALGGELPHHAHLPALVGDTHADTAVAELLDCGLLSPVGTRYQLAAGVVRQLEETGYGDTAAEEARTAARHYAWWTGHTSVSPDRVASEADAVLAALAGADVVAAVLLARTAAPAFAASLHWEAWERVLRAGAEAARKAGEVAEQAYFHHELGVLALCEGRLDRARAELEASIGLRGALADKRGTVAGRRALALVTDRESAETQISPPLRLAPPAASTAAAGGAPRAAGPGRPGASGVPAVPGAPGGAGAPGGAGVLGIAGVPGGAGVAGTAGAAGVPPVPGTAGAPLPPGLAGLAGAPGLPGVPAPAGLPGAAGTTPFPALTGPAGAPFVPGVPGVPGVPGAAGVAGPAGAPPLPDVPRVPAVPGAAGTPLAAGAAGAAGAAGAAGAAGAAGAAGAAGAAGAAGAAGAAGAAGAAGAAGTPSAPRATGAAAAPGAPVAPAAPVTPATLSKALAALPGAGPGAAPVPERAATRAPEAFTTVVPAVAPPGSVAPATLAEVFEDAFPLSPEPAPAPKATPAPKPKSGRKPLLLAAAGAVTAVVLGTVVALAMDSDEEPPAQAPAVSTAPTSEETQPQPSTPGPSSGDPSPEPGASSPTAQAPGATPSPKKTPSGKPSPTPTPTPPSSSPASPPVSSSPPPVSSPPASPSPSATVSPSPTHTVPTDEPKPPVAETGETGNQAP from the coding sequence ATGGACCGCAGCACACAGGGGCAGCAGGGGCAGGCCGATCCGGCGGAGCCGCCGGCGCGCGTGGTGACGCTCACGTCCGGGGACTACACCCTCACCGTGAACCCCGTCGACGGCAGCGAGATCGTCCGGACGCACCGCCCCGGCGGTGAGCCCGCCCCCACCCCGGTCAAGCGCACCCCCGCCGCCCGCGCCTCCGCGACGGCCGCCGCGCGGCCCCCCGTACCGCCGGGCGCCCCGGCCGGTGCGCGGCCCCTGCTGGGCCGCGAGGAGGAGCGCGACCGCCTCGTACGCCTCCTCGCGCGCGGCCGCTCCGTACGGCTGACCGGACCCTCCGGATCCGGGCGCACGGCGCTGCTCGACGCGGTCGCCGGAGCCTGCGCGGACCTCGCCCCCGACGGGGTCGTACGGCTCTGCGCACAGGGACACCAGCAGCCCGGCGAGCTGCTCCAGGCGCTGTACTCCACCGTGTACGAGGCTCCGGCCGAACGCCCCGACCGGGCCGGCCTGCTCGCCCGGGTGGCGGAGATAGGCGCCGTCGTCCTCGTCGACGACCTCGACATGGGCGGCACCGCCCTCGACGAACTGCTGCGGGCCACGCCGGAGTGCGCGTACCTGCTGGCCGCCACCCCCGACACCCGGGCCCCCTCCGACGACTCGCACCTCGAAGAGGTCTTCCTCGGCGGGCTGTCCCGCGCAGACTGCCTGGCCCTGCTCGAAGCGGGCACCGGACGGGCGCTGACCGACGAGGAAACGGCCTGGGCGGGGGACCTGAGCTTCGCCTCCGATGGGCTGCCGCTGCGCTTCGTCCAGGCGGCCGCGCTGCTGCGACAGCGCGACGAACTCAACCGCACCGGGTACTACGACGAGGACGCCGAGGACGAGGAGCCGGGCGTCTTCGACGAGAAGCCGCGCGACACCGTGTTCGTGCCGCTGCCGACGCTGGCCGAGGCCGCCGCCCCGGCGGAACTGCTCGCCTCGCGGGTCAGCGAATCGGCGCGGGCCGCGCTGCGGATCGCCTGCGCGCTCGGCGGGGAGCTGCCGCACCACGCGCACCTGCCCGCGCTGGTCGGCGACACGCACGCCGACACGGCCGTCGCGGAGCTCCTCGACTGCGGGCTGCTGAGCCCCGTCGGGACGCGCTACCAGCTGGCCGCGGGGGTCGTGCGACAGCTGGAGGAGACCGGCTACGGGGACACCGCGGCCGAGGAGGCCCGTACGGCCGCCCGGCACTACGCCTGGTGGACCGGGCACACCTCGGTCAGTCCGGACCGCGTCGCCTCCGAGGCCGACGCGGTGCTCGCGGCGCTGGCCGGCGCCGATGTGGTGGCCGCGGTACTGCTGGCGCGGACGGCGGCCCCGGCGTTCGCGGCCTCGCTGCACTGGGAGGCCTGGGAGCGGGTGCTGCGCGCGGGCGCGGAGGCCGCGCGGAAGGCCGGCGAGGTCGCGGAGCAGGCGTACTTCCACCACGAGCTGGGCGTACTGGCCCTGTGCGAAGGCCGGCTCGACCGGGCACGGGCCGAGCTGGAGGCCTCGATCGGGCTGCGCGGCGCGCTGGCCGACAAGCGGGGGACCGTGGCGGGACGGCGGGCCCTGGCCCTCGTCACCGACCGGGAGTCGGCGGAGACCCAGATATCGCCGCCCCTGCGACTGGCCCCGCCGGCCGCGTCCACGGCTGCCGCCGGGGGAGCGCCGAGGGCGGCCGGGCCCGGGCGGCCGGGCGCGTCGGGCGTGCCGGCGGTTCCGGGGGCACCGGGTGGTGCGGGGGCACCGGGTGGTGCGGGCGTGCTGGGCATTGCGGGTGTCCCGGGTGGTGCTGGTGTCGCGGGCACCGCGGGTGCTGCGGGTGTCCCGCCGGTCCCCGGGACTGCGGGGGCTCCGCTGCCTCCGGGTCTTGCCGGTCTTGCCGGGGCTCCCGGACTGCCCGGGGTTCCCGCTCCTGCGGGGCTTCCCGGGGCTGCCGGGACTACGCCGTTCCCTGCGCTCACCGGGCCTGCGGGGGCTCCGTTTGTTCCTGGAGTTCCTGGAGTTCCTGGAGTTCCTGGAGCTGCCGGGGTCGCCGGGCCTGCCGGGGCTCCGCCGCTTCCTGACGTTCCCCGGGTTCCGGCCGTTCCCGGTGCAGCCGGGACTCCGTTGGCTGCTGGCGCTGCTGGCGCTGCTGGCGCTGCTGGCGCTGCTGGCGCTGCTGGCGCTGCTGGCGCTGCTGGCGCTGCTGGCGCTGCTGGCGCTGCTGGCGCTGCTGGCGCTGCTGGCGCTGCTGGCGCTGCTGGCGCTGCCGGGACGCCTTCGGCTCCCCGTGCGACCGGGGCGGCTGCCGCGCCCGGGGCTCCCGTGGCGCCCGCTGCTCCTGTGACCCCGGCGACGCTGTCGAAGGCCCTCGCCGCCCTGCCCGGGGCGGGCCCCGGGGCCGCCCCCGTACCCGAGCGTGCGGCGACGCGCGCCCCGGAAGCCTTCACGACGGTCGTGCCCGCGGTGGCGCCTCCGGGCTCCGTCGCGCCCGCCACCCTGGCCGAGGTGTTCGAGGACGCCTTCCCCCTCAGCCCCGAGCCGGCCCCGGCGCCCAAGGCGACGCCCGCGCCGAAGCCGAAGTCCGGTCGCAAGCCGCTGCTGCTGGCCGCGGCCGGGGCGGTGACCGCCGTGGTGCTGGGCACGGTGGTCGCCCTGGCGATGGACAGCGACGAGGAGCCGCCGGCCCAGGCGCCCGCGGTCTCCACGGCGCCGACCTCGGAGGAGACGCAGCCGCAGCCGAGCACCCCGGGTCCGAGCAGTGGCGATCCCTCGCCGGAGCCGGGAGCCTCGTCCCCCACCGCGCAGGCACCGGGTGCGACGCCGTCGCCCAAGAAGACGCCCTCGGGCAAGCCGTCGCCGACGCCGACGCCGACTCCGCCGTCATCGAGCCCGGCCTCGCCGCCGGTGTCGAGCTCGCCCCCGCCGGTGAGCAGCCCGCCGGCTTCCCCGAGCCCGTCCGCGACCGTGTCGCCGAGCCCCACGCACACGGTGCCGACCGACGAGCCGAAGCCCCCCGTGGCGGAGACGGGCGAGACGGGGAACCAGGCCCCCTGA